In Alphaproteobacteria bacterium, the following proteins share a genomic window:
- the kdsA gene encoding 3-deoxy-8-phosphooctulonate synthase gives MVTPRHVAIGGLTVGNDLPLVFILGPCLLESRNHALDMSGALAAIAKSLGVGVVYKTSFDKANRTALGGARGLGLDESLAIFEEVRATTGMPVLTDVHEPEQCGRVAAAVDVLQIPAFLCRQTNLLVAAARTGKVVNIKKGQFLAPWDMANVAAKVADSGNDRILLTERGATFGYNTLVSDMRALPIMARTGYPVVFDATHSVQQPGGLGSASGGQREFAPLLARSAVAAGVAAVFMETHQDPDKAPSDGPNMIPLDRLAEVMETLMAFDAVAKARPFAP, from the coding sequence ATCGTGACACCGCGTCATGTGGCAATCGGCGGTCTGACAGTGGGCAACGACCTGCCGCTGGTCTTTATCCTGGGACCGTGCCTCCTTGAATCACGCAATCATGCGCTGGACATGAGCGGTGCATTGGCGGCGATAGCCAAATCGCTTGGCGTCGGGGTCGTCTACAAGACCTCCTTCGACAAGGCCAATCGCACCGCGCTGGGCGGCGCACGTGGCCTTGGCCTGGACGAGAGTCTGGCCATCTTCGAAGAAGTCCGTGCCACCACCGGGATGCCGGTACTGACCGACGTGCATGAGCCGGAACAGTGCGGGCGGGTGGCCGCCGCCGTGGACGTTCTGCAGATCCCGGCGTTTCTCTGCCGCCAGACCAATCTGCTGGTGGCTGCGGCGCGCACAGGAAAGGTGGTCAATATCAAGAAGGGTCAGTTTCTGGCGCCGTGGGATATGGCCAATGTGGCGGCCAAGGTGGCCGACTCCGGCAATGATCGTATTTTGCTGACGGAACGCGGCGCCACCTTCGGCTACAACACCCTGGTGTCGGACATGCGGGCCCTGCCGATCATGGCGCGCACCGGCTATCCGGTGGTTTTCGATGCCACTCACTCGGTGCAGCAGCCTGGCGGTCTCGGCAGCGCCTCCGGCGGACAGCGGGAATTCGCCCCGCTGCTGGCGCGGTCCGCGGTCGCCGCCGGTGTGGCGGCGGTCTTTATGGAAACCCACCAGGATCCGGACAAGGCCCCCAGCGACGGGCCGAACATGATCCCGCTGGACCGCCTGGCCGAAGTCATGGAAACCCTGATGGCCTTTGACGCCGTGGCCAAAGCGCGGCCCTTCGCGCCCTGA
- a CDS encoding septum formation initiator family protein, which produces MPIVHELRHRARHIIPQVIGACVFAYLVFHTFQGDRGLANWLRLSQEVENTRATAIALASERQILARRVRLLRPDSLDPDLLEERAKIMAGQVRPDEVVILLTE; this is translated from the coding sequence ATGCCGATTGTCCATGAACTGCGCCATCGGGCGCGCCATATTATTCCACAGGTCATTGGCGCCTGCGTCTTCGCCTATCTGGTTTTCCACACCTTCCAGGGCGACCGTGGCCTGGCCAACTGGCTGCGCCTGTCGCAGGAGGTGGAAAACACGCGGGCGACCGCCATAGCCCTGGCCAGCGAGCGCCAGATTCTGGCCCGCCGGGTCCGCCTGCTGCGGCCGGACAGCCTGGACCCGGACCTTCTGGAGGAGCGGGCCAAGATCATGGCCGGCCAGGTGCGGCCCGATGAAGTGGTCATTCTTCTGACTGAATAG
- a CDS encoding CTP synthase yields MTRFIFVTGGVASSLGKGLATASLGALLQARGYRVRLRKLDPYLNVDPGTMSPVQHGEVYVTDDGAETDLDLGHYERFTGVASRQSDNITSGRVYQTVIARERHGDYLGATIQVIPHVTDEIKAFIQADLDDTDFALIEIGGTVGDIESLPFLEAIRQLRNELGIEQTLFIHLTLVPFIPSAGELKTKPTQHSVKELLNVGIQADMLLCRCDRPIPEGERRKIALFCNVPANRVIPALDVSCIYEVPITYHREGFDERVLSFFGLPTEPAPDLGVWHGIVDRVQKPEGKVNIAVVGKYTKVRDAYKSLTDALMHGGIANRQQVNLTWIDSEIFESDDAMDHLSGVDGILVPGGFGERGAEGKVAAARFAREHGIPFFGICFGMQMAVIEAARNMAGIAGAGSTEFGKTGEPVVGLMTEWTRGNQREIRGENDDMGGTMRLGAYPCDLAAGSRVRDVYGVAAISERHRHRYEVNINYRAQLEAVGLHFSGMSPSGDLPEIVELSDHPWYVGVQFHPELKSKPFDPHPLFTSFIAAAVHQSRLV; encoded by the coding sequence ATGACGCGCTTCATCTTCGTGACCGGCGGTGTCGCCTCGTCCCTGGGCAAGGGGTTGGCCACCGCATCGCTTGGCGCGTTGCTGCAGGCCCGCGGCTACCGGGTTCGCCTGCGCAAGCTCGATCCCTATCTCAATGTGGACCCGGGCACCATGAGCCCGGTGCAGCATGGAGAGGTCTATGTCACCGATGATGGGGCAGAGACGGATCTTGATCTCGGTCACTACGAGCGCTTCACCGGCGTCGCCTCGCGGCAGAGTGACAACATCACCTCCGGCCGGGTCTATCAGACGGTCATCGCCCGCGAGCGTCATGGCGACTATCTCGGCGCCACCATCCAGGTCATCCCGCACGTCACGGACGAGATCAAAGCCTTTATTCAGGCCGATCTGGACGACACCGACTTCGCCCTGATCGAAATCGGCGGCACGGTCGGCGATATCGAGAGCCTGCCGTTTCTCGAAGCCATCCGGCAGCTGCGTAATGAACTGGGGATCGAGCAAACCCTGTTCATCCATCTGACGCTGGTGCCATTCATTCCCTCGGCCGGTGAGCTTAAGACCAAGCCTACCCAGCACTCGGTCAAGGAACTGCTCAATGTGGGCATTCAGGCGGACATGCTGCTTTGCCGGTGCGACCGGCCGATCCCCGAAGGGGAACGCCGGAAAATCGCCTTGTTCTGCAACGTTCCGGCAAATCGCGTGATCCCGGCGCTGGACGTCTCGTGCATCTACGAGGTGCCCATCACCTACCATCGCGAGGGGTTTGACGAGCGCGTCCTCTCCTTCTTTGGCTTGCCGACCGAGCCGGCCCCGGATCTGGGTGTCTGGCACGGCATTGTTGATCGGGTGCAGAAGCCGGAAGGCAAGGTCAATATCGCCGTAGTCGGTAAATACACGAAAGTGCGCGATGCCTATAAATCGCTGACAGACGCTCTGATGCATGGCGGCATCGCCAATCGTCAGCAGGTCAATCTGACGTGGATCGACTCTGAGATATTCGAATCTGACGACGCGATGGACCATTTGTCCGGCGTTGACGGAATTCTTGTGCCCGGCGGCTTTGGCGAACGTGGCGCGGAGGGCAAGGTGGCCGCCGCGCGCTTTGCCCGTGAACATGGCATCCCTTTCTTCGGGATATGCTTTGGCATGCAGATGGCGGTGATCGAGGCGGCGCGCAACATGGCGGGCATTGCCGGAGCCGGCTCAACCGAGTTCGGCAAGACAGGCGAACCGGTGGTCGGTCTGATGACCGAATGGACGCGCGGCAATCAAAGGGAGATCCGCGGCGAGAACGACGATATGGGCGGCACTATGCGGCTCGGCGCTTATCCCTGCGATCTGGCGGCCGGTTCGCGTGTTCGCGATGTTTACGGGGTCGCCGCCATCAGCGAACGCCACCGCCATCGCTACGAGGTCAATATCAACTATCGCGCGCAACTGGAGGCGGTAGGCCTGCACTTTTCAGGAATGTCGCCGTCCGGCGACCTGCCGGAAATTGTCGAGCTGAGCGACCATCCCTGGTACGTCGGCGTCCAGTTTCATCCCGAGCTCAAATCAAAGCCGTTCGACCCCCATCCGTTGTTCACCTCCTTCATTGCGGCGGCGGTTCATCAGTCGAGGCTGGTCTGA
- the trpE gene encoding anthranilate synthase component I encodes MDYAPDPATFAAAYESGRPQVVWTRLVADVDTPVSAMLKLAGGQPNSFLLESVEGGAVRGRYSLLGFKPDLIWRCRRGQAEINRRARYEPDAFTPLDSAPLDSLRQILAESRIAMPPGIPPMSAGLVGYMGYDMVREMERIPDGTKDELGVPDGLFMRPTVVAVFDNIEDSLTIVTPVWPDGGLSARAAHAQACERLADVVADFDRALPTKREIPDARDAGQMQPASDEGPSNEPASNMSYDDYVRMVEAGRAYVAAGDVFQVVLSQRFSRPFTLPPFALYRALRRINPSPFLVYLDAGDFAIVTSSPELLVRLRDNTVTIRPIAGTRPRGRAAMAGALPNEGPATDEELAADMLSDPKELAEHLMLLDLGRNDVGRVAEIGSVNVTARMSVEYYSHVMHMVSNVEGKLAAGHDAIDALVAGFPAGTVSGAPKVRAMEIIEELEPSRRGVYAGCLGYFAANGDMDNCIALRTAVIKDGVMHVQAGGGIVYDSDPATEYEETQSKARALFRAAEAAARFADGR; translated from the coding sequence ATGGATTACGCGCCCGATCCGGCGACGTTTGCCGCCGCCTACGAGTCCGGGCGGCCACAGGTTGTCTGGACCCGGCTGGTGGCGGATGTGGATACCCCGGTCTCCGCCATGCTCAAGCTGGCGGGCGGCCAGCCCAACAGCTTTCTTCTGGAGTCGGTCGAAGGCGGCGCGGTGCGCGGGCGCTATTCCCTGCTTGGCTTCAAGCCGGACCTGATCTGGCGCTGCCGCCGTGGCCAGGCCGAGATCAACCGCCGCGCCCGCTATGAACCGGATGCCTTTACGCCACTGGACAGCGCGCCCCTGGACAGCCTTCGTCAGATACTGGCCGAAAGCCGTATCGCCATGCCGCCAGGCATTCCGCCCATGTCGGCCGGACTGGTCGGCTATATGGGTTACGACATGGTGCGCGAGATGGAGCGCATCCCGGACGGGACGAAGGATGAGCTGGGGGTTCCGGACGGGTTATTCATGCGGCCGACGGTGGTCGCGGTGTTTGACAATATCGAAGACTCCCTGACCATCGTCACGCCGGTCTGGCCGGATGGCGGTCTGTCGGCACGGGCCGCCCACGCCCAGGCTTGTGAACGCCTGGCCGACGTGGTGGCCGACTTTGATCGCGCCCTGCCGACCAAGCGGGAAATCCCCGATGCCCGTGATGCCGGCCAGATGCAGCCTGCATCGGATGAGGGCCCGTCGAACGAGCCTGCATCGAACATGTCCTATGACGACTATGTTCGCATGGTGGAGGCCGGCCGGGCCTATGTGGCCGCCGGTGATGTCTTCCAGGTGGTGCTGTCGCAGCGATTCTCACGACCCTTCACTCTGCCACCCTTCGCGCTATACCGCGCTCTCAGGCGGATCAACCCCTCGCCTTTTCTGGTCTATCTGGATGCCGGCGACTTTGCGATCGTCACCTCCAGCCCCGAGCTTCTGGTCCGGCTGCGTGACAATACAGTGACCATCCGGCCGATTGCCGGCACACGCCCGCGCGGTCGCGCCGCCATGGCTGGCGCCTTGCCCAACGAAGGGCCAGCGACCGACGAAGAGCTTGCCGCCGACATGCTGTCTGATCCCAAGGAGCTGGCCGAGCATTTGATGCTGCTGGACCTGGGCCGCAACGACGTGGGGCGGGTTGCGGAAATCGGTTCGGTCAATGTCACCGCCAGGATGTCGGTGGAATACTACTCCCACGTCATGCACATGGTGTCGAACGTGGAAGGCAAGCTGGCCGCCGGACATGACGCCATCGACGCGCTGGTCGCCGGCTTTCCCGCCGGCACCGTATCGGGCGCGCCAAAAGTGCGGGCCATGGAGATCATTGAGGAACTGGAGCCAAGCCGGCGCGGCGTCTATGCCGGCTGCCTAGGCTATTTTGCCGCCAATGGCGACATGGACAACTGCATCGCCCTGCGCACGGCGGTTATCAAGGACGGCGTCATGCACGTCCAGGCCGGCGGCGGCATCGTCTATGACAGCGACCCGGCAACGGAATATGAAGAGACGCAGAGCAAGGCGCGAGCCCTGTTCCGCGCCGCCGAGGCAGCCGCCCGCTTCGCCGACGGCAGATAA
- a CDS encoding peptidyl-prolyl cis-trans isomerase translates to MLLKLRQKSSSWILRILFLLLILSFGAFGLNDFAGRVAADSAVATVGEVEISRVMLDRELGFDMRRFQQLTGQAISRQEARDFGLQDVALNRLINRALLDQTTADLGIAVSDSVVAGRIRSDPTFARGEVFDPVLFQQFLQFSLGMSEDAFVEELRADLARSYVESAIASGGRPPADLAEKLFAHRFEARSLDWLTVATAAMPDPGSPSPGDLEAFYQNNSARYARPVTRQVTWLHIDPNVLADRIIIPPDEIRAAYEAASGRYIQPEQRRLSQIVLSDEATAREVAARVAAGVSLADAAPDSAAPADLGWVGRGDLPTELSDAAFAGDAGSVAGPVESAFGWHVIQVNDVEPGRITPFEEAQAEIGRILAHDRAVEQAITMIEQVEDALAGGASLEQVATDIGLATDGLAAIDPDGRDGDGNPLDVPPVREFVAEVFAEQPGETSAALDTADGGFLVFRVGSETPATTRPLADVRTAVADAWRQRQRLAAASDLADTIVAAAAGGRSLSTLALEHGLSLAQVNGVTRATTDSDIPGPLLVAAFDAPVGEAVLAPVAGGFAVVVANGRQPGSSAASPDLFAQFRQQVNRTMGNDLLSQYMEGLRQRFAVEVNRQALDREALAPATGHGF, encoded by the coding sequence ATGCTCCTCAAACTGCGACAGAAATCGTCGAGCTGGATTCTTCGGATCCTGTTCCTTCTGCTGATCCTGAGCTTCGGCGCCTTCGGGCTGAACGACTTTGCCGGCCGGGTGGCGGCCGATAGCGCGGTAGCGACCGTGGGAGAGGTGGAAATATCCCGGGTGATGCTGGATCGCGAACTGGGTTTCGACATGCGCCGGTTCCAGCAATTGACCGGCCAGGCCATCAGCCGCCAGGAGGCGCGGGACTTCGGGTTGCAGGATGTTGCGCTGAACCGGCTGATCAACCGGGCGCTGCTCGACCAGACCACTGCCGACCTGGGTATCGCGGTTAGCGACAGCGTGGTCGCCGGCCGCATCCGCAGCGACCCCACTTTTGCCCGCGGCGAGGTCTTTGACCCTGTGTTGTTCCAGCAGTTCCTGCAGTTCAGCCTGGGAATGAGCGAGGACGCCTTTGTCGAGGAACTGCGCGCCGACCTGGCCCGCAGCTATGTTGAGTCCGCCATCGCTTCCGGCGGGCGACCGCCGGCGGACCTGGCCGAAAAGCTCTTCGCCCACCGCTTCGAGGCGCGCAGCCTCGACTGGCTGACCGTCGCCACCGCCGCCATGCCGGACCCGGGATCGCCATCACCGGGCGATCTGGAAGCGTTCTATCAGAACAACAGCGCCCGCTATGCCCGGCCCGTGACCCGCCAGGTCACCTGGCTGCATATTGACCCCAATGTCCTGGCGGATCGCATCATCATTCCGCCGGATGAGATCAGGGCGGCGTATGAAGCCGCGAGCGGCCGCTACATCCAGCCGGAGCAGCGGCGGCTCAGTCAGATCGTTCTGAGCGACGAGGCCACAGCCCGTGAAGTTGCCGCCCGCGTGGCGGCGGGCGTCAGCTTGGCCGACGCGGCACCGGATTCTGCGGCGCCGGCGGATCTTGGCTGGGTTGGCCGCGGCGATTTGCCCACGGAACTGTCTGATGCCGCATTCGCCGGCGATGCGGGGTCCGTTGCCGGACCGGTTGAAAGCGCATTCGGCTGGCATGTCATTCAGGTCAACGACGTTGAGCCGGGCCGGATTACGCCGTTCGAAGAGGCCCAGGCGGAGATCGGCCGCATCCTGGCCCACGACCGCGCTGTCGAGCAGGCCATCACCATGATCGAGCAGGTGGAGGACGCGCTGGCCGGCGGCGCTTCACTTGAACAGGTTGCCACCGATATCGGCCTCGCCACTGACGGCCTCGCCGCCATAGACCCCGATGGCCGTGACGGCGACGGCAACCCTCTGGACGTGCCGCCGGTGCGTGAGTTTGTCGCCGAGGTATTCGCCGAGCAGCCCGGCGAAACCAGCGCCGCACTGGACACCGCGGACGGCGGCTTTCTTGTGTTCAGAGTGGGCAGCGAAACGCCGGCCACCACCCGCCCCCTGGCCGATGTGCGGACCGCTGTCGCCGATGCCTGGCGCCAGCGCCAACGGCTGGCCGCAGCAAGCGATTTAGCCGACACCATCGTCGCGGCGGCGGCGGGCGGACGGTCGCTCAGCACCCTGGCGCTTGAACACGGCCTGTCCCTGGCCCAGGTCAATGGTGTGACCCGTGCCACCACCGACTCCGACATTCCCGGCCCGCTGCTGGTCGCGGCATTTGACGCCCCCGTCGGCGAGGCGGTTCTGGCGCCGGTCGCCGGCGGATTCGCCGTGGTGGTCGCCAACGGCCGCCAGCCCGGATCGTCGGCCGCCAGCCCGGACCTCTTCGCCCAGTTCCGCCAGCAGGTAAACCGGACCATGGGCAATGATCTGCTCAGCCAGTACATGGAGGGCCTGCGCCAGCGCTTTGCGGTGGAGGTCAATCGCCAGGCCCTGGACCGCGAGGCCCTTGCGCCGGCCACGGGACACGGATTCTGA
- a CDS encoding aminodeoxychorismate/anthranilate synthase component II → MFLLIDNYDSFTFNLVHFLGELGVKVVVRRNDTLSVRDALDLKPEAIILSPGPCDPDRAGICLDLIGAAAGTVPLMGVCLGHQAIGQAFGGKVVRAPLPMHGKLSAVRHNGNGLFDGLANPLRVTRYHSLTVAPDSLPDCLEVTAWTDDGVIMGLAHKAHPVWGVQFHPESIATQQGHALLANMIGLATGRRPAAETRDLSDGLPASLFATA, encoded by the coding sequence ATGTTTCTTCTGATCGACAATTACGACAGCTTTACGTTCAATCTGGTTCATTTTCTGGGTGAGCTGGGCGTCAAGGTCGTCGTGCGCCGCAACGACACCCTTTCGGTCCGCGATGCGCTGGACCTGAAGCCAGAGGCCATCATCCTGTCGCCGGGACCGTGTGACCCTGACCGGGCAGGGATTTGCCTGGACCTGATTGGTGCGGCGGCCGGCACGGTGCCGCTGATGGGGGTATGTCTTGGCCACCAGGCCATCGGCCAGGCGTTCGGCGGCAAGGTGGTGCGTGCGCCGCTGCCGATGCACGGCAAACTGAGCGCCGTCCGCCACAACGGCAACGGCTTGTTTGACGGTCTGGCCAACCCGCTGCGGGTCACCCGCTATCACTCTTTGACGGTGGCGCCGGACAGCCTGCCCGATTGCCTGGAAGTGACCGCATGGACCGATGATGGCGTGATCATGGGGCTGGCCCACAAGGCACATCCGGTGTGGGGGGTGCAGTTCCATCCGGAGAGCATCGCCACCCAGCAGGGTCATGCCCTGCTGGCCAACATGATTGGCCTGGCCACCGGCCGGCGGCCTGCCGCAGAGACCCGCGACCTCAGCGACGGTCTGCCGGCCAGTCTGTTCGCCACAGCATGA
- the tpiA gene encoding triose-phosphate isomerase, translating into MARSRVPLVVANWKMNGLQADGADLARRIVAGLPGGAPETVLCPPATLLAAVARVLNGSAIALGGQDCHAAASGPHTGDIAAVMLADLGCRYVIVGHSERRSGDGGHGESDGNVLAKAAAAQAAGLTAIVCIGESAAENTRGETLEVLSRQVAQSVPPDSGASSLVVAYEPVWAIGSGRTPDRVDVERAHGAIRRSLHQRIGAAAADVRLLYGGSVKPGNTTSFVTLPEVDGVLVGGASLVAEDFIAICRAAGGQSAG; encoded by the coding sequence ATGGCTCGATCACGTGTGCCTCTGGTGGTCGCCAACTGGAAGATGAACGGACTACAGGCCGATGGTGCTGACCTGGCGCGGCGCATCGTCGCTGGCCTGCCCGGTGGTGCGCCGGAGACGGTTCTCTGTCCGCCGGCCACGCTGCTCGCTGCTGTGGCCCGGGTGCTGAACGGGTCAGCCATCGCCCTAGGTGGCCAGGACTGTCACGCCGCTGCCAGCGGCCCCCATACCGGCGACATTGCGGCGGTGATGCTGGCTGACCTCGGTTGCCGCTATGTGATTGTCGGCCATTCGGAGCGTCGCTCCGGCGATGGCGGCCATGGAGAGAGCGACGGCAACGTCCTGGCCAAGGCGGCCGCGGCACAGGCGGCGGGTCTTACGGCGATTGTATGCATCGGCGAGAGCGCGGCGGAGAACACCCGGGGTGAGACGCTGGAGGTTCTGTCGCGCCAGGTGGCGCAGTCCGTGCCGCCGGACAGTGGCGCGTCCAGCCTGGTGGTTGCCTATGAGCCTGTATGGGCTATCGGCAGCGGCCGTACACCGGACAGGGTAGATGTTGAGCGGGCGCACGGCGCCATCCGCCGATCTCTGCACCAGCGGATCGGTGCGGCGGCGGCCGATGTGCGGCTGCTCTATGGCGGTTCGGTCAAACCGGGCAATACCACCTCCTTTGTGACCCTGCCGGAGGTGGACGGGGTTCTGGTCGGCGGCGCCAGCCTGGTGGCCGAGGATTTCATCGCCATCTGCCGTGCGGCGGGCGGTCAGTCGGCGGGCTGA
- the eno gene encoding phosphopyruvate hydratase encodes MSAIIDIAAREILDSRGNPTVEVEVMLESGIAGRAAVPSGASTGRHEAHELRDGDSARFGGKGVDRAVQSVEGEIFETLSGLDSEEQEAIDAAMVALDGTANLSRLGANAILGVSLALARATAAETELPLYRYIGGTAARVLPVPLMNVINGGAHADNGLDVQEFMILPVGADSFAQALRWGAEIFQALKKRLSDGGHATNVGDEGGFAPAFGRSEEALDAITAAIEAAGRRPGDDVVIGLDAAATELHADGRYHLAGIGKDLDSEQMIAMYEGLVGRYAIASIEDGLAEDDWAGWQAMTARLGGKVQIVGDDIFVTSQARVQDGVAKKAANAVLIKLNQVGTLSHTLAAIDATHRAGWRAVISHRSGETEDTTIADLAVATNAGQIKAGAPSRTDRVAKYNQLLRIEGQLGASARYAGRQALAAS; translated from the coding sequence ATGTCCGCCATTATCGATATTGCCGCCCGGGAAATCCTCGATAGCCGGGGCAATCCCACGGTTGAGGTGGAGGTAATGCTGGAAAGCGGCATCGCCGGTCGGGCGGCGGTGCCGTCCGGCGCGTCCACCGGTCGGCACGAAGCCCATGAACTGCGCGACGGGGATTCGGCGCGTTTTGGCGGCAAGGGTGTCGACCGTGCCGTGCAATCGGTGGAAGGCGAGATATTTGAAACCCTGTCCGGCCTCGACAGTGAGGAACAGGAAGCCATTGATGCCGCCATGGTGGCCCTGGACGGCACCGCCAACCTGTCGCGGCTGGGGGCTAACGCCATTCTCGGCGTCAGCCTGGCGCTCGCCCGCGCGACAGCGGCGGAAACGGAATTGCCACTTTATCGCTATATTGGCGGCACGGCGGCCCGTGTACTGCCAGTGCCACTGATGAACGTCATCAATGGCGGGGCCCACGCCGACAATGGTCTGGATGTCCAGGAGTTCATGATCCTACCGGTGGGGGCGGACAGCTTCGCCCAGGCGCTGCGCTGGGGAGCGGAGATCTTTCAGGCCCTCAAGAAGCGCCTGAGCGACGGCGGCCACGCCACCAATGTGGGTGACGAGGGCGGCTTTGCGCCGGCGTTCGGCCGCTCGGAAGAGGCGCTGGATGCCATCACCGCGGCCATTGAGGCGGCCGGCCGACGGCCCGGCGACGATGTGGTCATCGGCCTCGACGCAGCGGCGACGGAACTTCATGCCGACGGCCGCTACCACCTGGCCGGCATCGGCAAGGATCTCGACAGCGAGCAGATGATCGCCATGTATGAGGGGCTGGTCGGGCGCTATGCCATTGCCTCCATAGAGGATGGATTGGCCGAGGATGACTGGGCTGGCTGGCAGGCCATGACCGCCCGTCTCGGCGGTAAGGTGCAGATCGTCGGCGATGACATCTTCGTCACCAGCCAGGCCCGTGTGCAGGACGGCGTGGCGAAAAAGGCGGCGAACGCGGTCCTGATCAAGCTCAATCAGGTGGGCACCCTTAGCCATACCCTGGCGGCCATCGATGCGACTCATCGCGCCGGCTGGCGCGCCGTCATTTCCCATCGCTCCGGCGAAACCGAAGATACCACCATCGCCGATCTGGCGGTGGCGACCAACGCCGGCCAGATCAAGGCAGGCGCTCCGTCGCGCACGGACCGGGTGGCGAAATACAACCAGTTGCTGCGGATCGAGGGGCAGCTTGGGGCAAGCGCCCGTTATGCCGGCCGGCAGGCCCTGGCTGCCAGCTAG
- the secG gene encoding preprotein translocase subunit SecG — translation MIQILLVVQIIVALALISVVLLQRSEGGGLGIGGGSGGGMGGFMSGRATANLLTRVTAILAAIFMAMSVLLAILAGNAGTPRSILDQPAIAPAVSGQDETGGDAATGATGDVQPTVPLAN, via the coding sequence ATGATCCAGATTCTCCTTGTCGTCCAGATTATTGTCGCTCTGGCTTTGATATCGGTCGTTCTGCTGCAGCGCAGCGAAGGCGGCGGTCTGGGCATCGGCGGTGGCAGCGGTGGTGGCATGGGCGGTTTCATGAGCGGTCGCGCTACGGCCAATCTGTTGACCCGGGTGACCGCCATCCTGGCCGCCATTTTCATGGCCATGAGCGTCTTGCTGGCAATTCTCGCCGGCAATGCCGGTACGCCGCGATCAATTCTCGACCAACCGGCCATAGCACCGGCGGTGTCGGGTCAGGATGAGACCGGCGGCGATGCGGCGACCGGTGCCACGGGCGACGTACAGCCCACCGTTCCCCTCGCTAACTGA
- a CDS encoding divergent polysaccharide deacetylase family protein, with protein sequence MTSFGTRGVILFWTVIILFAVAALAAWITTFSGSRPQAGAGIGGNGAVVSLPPAVSGSADATSQVADAAAPASTIPAGIPAGDPASLLQPPAAAVPLWQQRSVAVAEPAGRPMIAVVIDDLGLDRVGTARAVALPGPLTMAWLAYADDLQTQTAAAIAAGHEMLLHLPMEPVDPDNDPGPDALRVGMASSEIRRIVRQGLERVPGVVGVNNHMGSRFTADRAGMVVVLATIREAELAFVDSRTTGQSVAAPLAAQFGVAFASRDVFIDDDRDPAVVAERLADVERIAREQGHAIAIGHPVEVTLDALESWLPGLTERGFVLVPVSAVIRAGQAPPAVATAP encoded by the coding sequence ATGACGTCATTCGGCACACGTGGCGTGATCCTTTTCTGGACCGTCATCATCCTGTTTGCCGTAGCGGCGCTGGCCGCCTGGATCACAACGTTTTCCGGGTCCCGCCCACAGGCCGGGGCAGGAATCGGCGGCAATGGCGCCGTGGTCAGCCTGCCGCCGGCGGTGTCCGGGTCGGCGGATGCCACCAGCCAGGTGGCGGACGCGGCGGCACCGGCGTCAACCATACCGGCCGGCATACCGGCCGGCGATCCCGCTTCGTTGCTGCAACCGCCGGCGGCAGCGGTGCCCTTGTGGCAGCAACGCAGCGTTGCCGTGGCGGAACCGGCCGGCCGGCCGATGATTGCCGTGGTGATCGATGACCTGGGGCTGGACCGCGTCGGCACAGCTCGGGCCGTGGCTCTGCCGGGCCCGCTGACCATGGCCTGGCTGGCCTATGCCGATGATCTGCAAACACAGACCGCGGCGGCCATCGCCGCCGGGCATGAGATGCTGCTGCACCTGCCGATGGAGCCCGTCGACCCTGACAATGACCCCGGCCCGGACGCGCTGCGGGTTGGCATGGCCAGCAGTGAAATTCGTCGCATCGTGCGCCAGGGCCTGGAGCGCGTTCCCGGCGTCGTCGGCGTCAACAACCACATGGGCAGCCGTTTCACCGCAGACCGCGCTGGCATGGTGGTGGTTCTGGCGACCATCAGAGAGGCGGAGCTTGCCTTCGTGGACTCGCGGACCACCGGCCAGTCGGTCGCCGCACCATTGGCCGCTCAGTTTGGTGTTGCCTTTGCCAGTCGCGATGTCTTTATCGATGATGACCGTGACCCGGCGGTTGTCGCTGAGCGTCTGGCCGATGTCGAACGCATCGCGCGCGAACAGGGCCACGCCATCGCCATAGGCCACCCGGTGGAGGTGACTCTCGACGCCTTGGAATCCTGGCTGCCGGGCCTGACGGAGCGCGGCTTTGTTCTGGTCCCGGTATCGGCCGTGATCCGGGCCGGTCAGGCTCCGCCGGCGGTGGCCACGGCGCCCTGA